GCCAAGGGGGAAGGGCCTGGgggtgagcctgccacttttggactctcgcttgctgaggtgttccagcgagtgtctctgtagatcttagaaaactatttctagatttaagtccttggcatgctggctgatactcaaacaggggatgggccggagatgtctctgccttggtcctttcactattggctgctacttcccggcggatgtcaggtggtgcgataccggctaagcagtgtaatttctccagtggtgtcgggtgcaggcaccccgtgataatgcggcatgtctcattaagagccacatccactgttttagcatggtgagatgtgttccacactgggcatgcgtactcagcagcagagtagcatagcacaagggcagatgtcttcactgtgtctggttgtgatccccaggttgtgccagtcagcttttgtatgatattgtttctagcgcccactttttgcttgatgttcaggcagtgctttttgtaggtcagagcacagtcctagagtgactcccagttacttgggtgcgctgcaatgctccagtgggattccttcccaggtgatcttcagagctcgggatgcttgtctgttcttgagatgaaaagcacatgtctgtgttttagatggattagggatcagctggttttccctgtaataggcagtaagagcacctagagcttcggagagcttccgttctccagtctcaaagctccctgcggtaatggcacgatcatcagcatagatgaacctctctgtcccttctcctcgttgaggacttgagacttggccAGTGTGGGATTGAACTCCaacacaaaacacctggagggaggtccCAAGTTTTCCCAGGCCTTGTGTAACGTGTTTTGGTAACCTTGACAGTGCTGCTATTTTGGGGCTGAAAAGGCTCCTGTTGCTGTGAACGTTGCCGTTAAGTGCCGACCTTTTGTGGTTGCTTCTAGAGAACCTGGCGAAAGTGTTCAGCCTGATGGATCCGAATTCCCCGGAAAGAGTGGCCTTTGTGTCCAGGGCACTGAAGTGGTCCAGCGGAGGGTCGGGAAAACTTGGGCATCCGAAATTGCACCAGTTGCTAGCCATCACGTTGTGGAAAGGTAGGAAAACTTTGGCCTTGAATAGTTATTAGATCATGAGTGAGCCTGTGCAAAGGTgtgcctattatttatttatttgtttgtttgtttacagtatttgtataccacttttctcaccccgagggggactcaaagcttaTGTGTAAACTTATGTGTAAACTCAAAgtttacttatgtgtaaactcaAAGTTTACAAAGTTTACTCaaagtttacacataagtaatggcaaaaattcaatgccagtacaaacaattacaattacacaCTACAATTAggcataaattaaatttaaaaatgcatccacgagcaataaaacaataattaaaacaataaaacagtctcgtccatcCGCCTAGGTGTGCCTAAAATAGCCCTTTGGAGCATCGTCTGAATGTCTTACTTGACTCTCTTCGTTCCTGGAAAGGCCGGAACAAAAGGTGCAGAAACGGCGccacttaacacacacacacacacacccatcgcAGGGGATTATGACACTTGGATTAGCATGGGTTCGGTGCCtgccttttatttttaaatccagGATAGAACACACCAGAGAGATAAATTAGAAATTTGGCAGCAACAGCAGACGCATCTCTCCGCGAGGGATTTCCTTTTAGGTGTCTGAGCCATTTTGCCCTTGCCGCGAACCCTGTCCCAGGGACAGTTTCGGTGTATCAGTCTTCAAATATaactcaaatatttatttatttatttagagtatttatattccacccttctcaccccaaaggggactcagggcagatcacagcgcacacatacacagcaaacattcagtgtcatttTAGAAATACAAGacaaacagatagaggtattttggcGTTTTCTAGCTTGGAGgttatgcttgattccggccaccgggggtgCTGTGGGGGCGCTCTGTATACCTTATTAGCCCAGTTAACATCTTAGGCAATAATTAACGTAACATGCCCTAATTAATTTTGACAACTCcaggaaattgatgcttctgatcagtttttttttttttggatggtaGATATCATTTATTtgatatgttttcttttaattaagatgttaagttataattttgCCATTACGTTGGCATTTGTTGATGTAtttagacattgaatgtttgcctttttttgtggttggaatctgccctgattccctttggggagatagggcgggatacaaacaaagttttattattatttagtattattattattattatgtaattgaAGATTTTTGGGACATGGTTCTTTACTGCCTTCTGAAATATTGTATATTCAATTTGCATGTTCATATTcccaaacaaaaacaagaaagatGAAGTAGCGAGCTTAttaaggtaaagttaaaggtttttatttatttatttagttatttatttatttgcggcttttatattccgctcttcttctcaccccgcaggggactcagggcggatcacagtgtacacatatatggcaaacattcaatgccaattttgacatacaacatatacagacatagacagaagctatttaactttttctggctgccaggggagctgtcgcccccatcgtccatctgcgacacaaATGAAGCacctccgcattccccgcatgctttccaCTGGAGTGCCCTGCTGGAgtcctttttatggcctcataaattagttaatttagcctccccacactttaaggtggtacctaattttcctacttgacagatgcaactgtctttcgggttgcaaaggtcaacaacaggctacacacaattggttggaaacccactccatcccgggctggcttcaaactcatagcCTTTttagtcagagtgatcttaatgcagctttcccctgacattaagcccagtcatgtactataatatattattactacattacagtataattatatatattattattatattatattatattatattatattatattatattatagtaaagataaaggttgtcccctgacattaagcccagtcgtgtactatattatattattaatatattgtattataattatatatactattaatatattatattatagtaaaggtaaaggttttccccagacattaagcccagtcgtgtaccatattattactattattatattattaagtccagtactatattatattattactatattgtattacaattatatatattattactatattatattataattatatatactattaatatattatattatagtaaagttaaaggttttccactgacattaagcccagtcatgtactatattatactactactatattatattataattatatattattattatattatattatggtataggtaaaggttttcccctgacattaagcccagtcgtgtactatattatactattactatattatattataattatattattattattattattattattatggtaaaggtaaaggttttcccctgacattaagcctagtcatgtactatattatattattactatattatattataatgtattatattatattatattaaaggtaaaggttttcccctgacattaagcccagtcgtgtccgactctgggactctggagctcatctccatttctaggccaaagagccggctttgtccatagacacctccaaggtcatgtggccagcatgactgcatggagcactgttaccttcctgcagaagcaacacctattgatctactcacattggcatgcttTTGAACcgcgaggttggcagaagctggggctaacagcgggagctcacctcgctccccggattcgaaccggcaacctttaAGTCAACAAGTTTTTGTAAAATATGAGATGTTTTGTCCTAAAATGCCAAAAATATGATAGTGTTGGAACACCAAAATTCTTGCTCATAAGAAAGGGACTCCGTGCTTCACCTTGTTATGCAAACCCTTGGAATATTTTTGCAAAGCGACCTCTATTGCTAACGAATGCAAAGACTAATGTGCCTAATTCTTGCACTTTGAGCAAGAGGCATCACTGATTTGTTGGGTTTCTTAAAACTTCTTTTCTAGAGCAAAACTACTGTGAATCTCGGTATCACTTCTTGCACTCTACAGATGGCGAGGGCTGTGCAAACATGCTGGTGGAGTATTCCTCGTCCCGGGGCTACCGCAGCGAGGTGGACATGTTTGTAGCTCAAGCCGTGTTACAGTAGGTCTTCCGCTCttgatcccttccttcctctccgccttctgatcagaaagagaaacagaaacaacaatatcagagccTTCATCCAGGAGTGGGCCcaccattgattgattgattgattgattgattgaaataTTTATcgacaatatttatattctgcccttcctaccccgaaggggactcggggcagatcgcagaacatacatatgcggaaaacattcaatgctgtttttacACCTACAAGACAGACAGTTGTACATCAATAGTGGTAtatattggctttttaaaataataataataataataataataataataataataataataataataatgaaatccagcatagaggcattctgtggttttgtgtcagtaaaataataataataataataataataataataataataataataacgaaatcCAGCATGgagacatactgtggttttgtgtcagtaaaatactactactactactactactaataataataataataataataatacgcttgggaagtgttcgacttgtgattttgtgatacgaaatccagcaaataataataatgacgaaaTCCAGCATCgagatctcgtttgctatgacatgctgtggttttgtgtcagtaaaataataataatgataataataatgacgaaatccagcatagagatctcatttcctgtgacatactgtggttttgtgtcagtaaaataataataataataataataataataataataataataataatgaaatccagcatcgagatcttgtttcctgtgacatactgtggttttgtgtcagtaaaataataataataataataataataataataatgaaatccagcatcgagatcttgtttcctgtgacatactgtggttttgtgtcagtaaaataataataataataataataataataataataataatgaaatccagcatagagatctcatttgctgtgacatgctgtggttttgtgtcagtaaaagaataataataagaagaagaagaataacaacaataataataataacaacgaaatccagcatagagatctcgtttgttgtgtcatgctgtggttttgtgtcagtaaaataataataataataataacgaaatccagcatagaagtctcgtttgctgtgacatactgtggttatgtgtcagtattattattattattattattattattattattattattattattggaaggtgttagctggccctgattgtttcatgtcaactacaaggccattcagtgctaatcaaggttgctgATTGCAGCATTCTcaaaagttctttcttccaccctggacgtcattccacagataaataaaccccactggcctagtttccaacatcctcagaggaaagaatgcttctggaatatgtctagacagcccggaaaactcacagcagcccatccTAGAAGTGATAGTGTTTACATTCTGCTCCCAAAACAGCTGGTGTAtctttcagaattcttttttcccccctttctttgcaGATTCCTCTGTTTGAAAAACAAAACCAGTGCGTTAGTGGTTTTCACAACATACACGCAGAAGCACCCTTCCATAGAGAGGGGCCCTCCCTTTGTACAGCCCTTGCTCAACTTCATTTGGTTCCTGCTGCTGGCGGTTGACGGGTATGGCTTCATTTTCATTGCAAAGCACAGCCCCGctctcccaccccccccccacccccctttcgGCCTGGTTTTACATTGTGTGTCGCTTCTGTTTTAGAGGAAAGTTAACAGTATTTACAGTATTGTGTGAACAATACCAACCGTCCTTGAAGAGGGACCCCATGTATAATGAAGTAAGTCATTTTCAAACATGTGGAATATTATTTTACTTCTCTATGCTctcctttgttttgtttgtttcaggCTGTGCATGCAATATCCTATCTGGGTGTCTCTCGGAGCAGCTCACAAAATAGTAAAGCAATAACAGCAACATGTAAAGTTGTGCAAACATATTaaaactatgtattgtcgaaggctttcatggctggaatcactaggttcttgtgggttttttcgggctatagagccatgttctagaggcatttctcctgacgtttcgcctgcatctatggcaagcatcctcagaggtagaggtctgttggaattaggacaatgggtttatatatatctgtggaatggctggggtggggcaaggagctcttccctgctgcagttaggtgtgaatgttcagctgatcaccttcattagcatttgaaggcctgcctgcgcctgggaaaatctgttgctgggaggtgttaatctgtgcctggttttttcctctctgttgtttagctgttataattttagagttttttaatactggtagccagattttgttcattttcatggtctcttcctttctgttgaaattgtccacatgaagccattgaaatccacaagcatgtggacaatttcaacagaaaggaagagaccatgaaaatgaacaaaatctggctaccagtattaaaaaactctaaaattataacagctaaacaacagagaggaaaaaaccaggcacagattaacacctcccagcaacagattttcccaggcgcaggcaggccttcaaatgctaatgaaggtggtcagctgaacattcacacctaactgcagcagggaagagctccttgccccaccccagccattccacagatatatataaacccattgtcctaattccaacagacctcacaacctctgaggatgcttgccatagatgcaggcgaaacgtcaggagaaatgcctctagaacatggctctatagcccgaaaaaacccacaagaaccatatTAAAACTTTTTGCAAAATAGTTGTATCCTGAGCAAAATTCAAGAGGAGATGACGGTTTGATAGTGTAgggtgggcatgggcaaacttcagccttccaggtgttttggtcttcgtGGCTTTATGGTCCTTAAAGGATTATTTCCTTAAGagtcagatcaggcaacactgcgttaaCATGTGGATCTTGGGTCTTGTTCTGTGTTCacgtctaagatctttgggaaagtcTTGTATTCATTCTTGAGtggctaagggggaaaaggaaagggcctgaggctgtttggaatggtgggagttggagtccaaaacatatcTGTAAGGGTCCATCTTGAGAATTAAAGGATTCTGTCCTTAAGagtcagatcaggcaacactgtgtCATCATGTGGATCTTGGGTCTTGTTCCATGTTCACGTCTATGTCTAAGATCttgagtggctgaggggggaaaggaaaggacctgaggctgttaggaatggtgggagttgtagtccaaacataTCTGTGGCTTTATGGTCCTTAAATTAAAGGATTGTTTCCTTAAGagtcagatcaggcaacacttTGTTAACGTGTGGATCTTGGGTCTTGTTCTGTGTTCACGTCTAAGATCTTTGAGAAAGTCTTGTATTCATTCTTGAGtggctaagggggaaaaggaaagggcctgaggctgttaggaatggtgggagttgtagtccaaaacatatcTGTAAGGGTCCATCTTGAGAATTAAAGGATTGTGTCCTTAAGagtcagatcaggcaacactgcattaaCGTGTGGATCTTGGGTCTTATTCCATGTTCACGTCTATGTCTAAGATTTTgagtggctgaggaggaaaaggaaaggacctgaggctgttaggaatggtgggagttgtagtccaaaacatatcTGTAAGGGTCCATCTTGAGAATTAAAGGATTGTGTCCTTAAGAatcagatcaggcaacactgtgtCATCGTGTGGATCTTGGGTCTTGTTCCATGTTCATGTCTATGTCTAAGAACttgagtggctgagggggaaaaggaaaggacctgaggctgttaggaatggtgggagttgtagtccaaaacatatcTGTAAGGGTCACAACTTGAAATGCtccaaaacaacaaatctttactaaTATCTCCAAAACGTTTTGGAGGCTTCCGTTTCATTTCGTAATGCTACGGAGGGGTTCTATTCCAATTAGTAATCCAGAGATTTGTGTTGTCGAATCATACAAACCTCTGAATTACGCAATGGACCCCTGTAGCTTTGCACAGCCCTGTCCCTTATATGTCAGCTTTGGGTGATGTTGTGCAAGCCTGCACATATAATCAAACCCACAAGACTGGAGTGATGGCTGCATTTTGCATGAGGAAGATGAGGATTTGGATATGTGTCTGTGCTTTATTGTGATGCCAAAACTGATACCTTCCCTCTCCTTTTAGTATCTAGACAGAATAGGACAGCTCTTCTTTGGTGTTCCACCCAAACAAACCTCATCCTATGGAGGACTACTAGGTAAGTTAAGGCTctaaagcagcggttctcaacctgggggttacgACCCTCAGAGGGGTTGTTcggcaataaaaacatcatcatcacattacacaagcc
The sequence above is a segment of the Anolis sagrei isolate rAnoSag1 chromosome Y, rAnoSag1.mat, whole genome shotgun sequence genome. Coding sequences within it:
- the LOC137095287 gene encoding Golgi to ER traffic protein 4 homolog; protein product: MAAAAATEQEALKGGGGNSNRNRGGVQRVEGKLRASVEKGDYYEAHQMYRTLFFRYMSQGKHAEARELMYSGALLFFSHNQQNSAADLSMLVLESLEKSDAKVTDELLENLAKVFSLMDPNSPERVAFVSRALKWSSGGSGKLGHPKLHQLLAITLWKEQNYCESRYHFLHSTDGEGCANMLVEYSSSRGYRSEVDMFVAQAVLQFLCLKNKTSALVVFTTYTQKHPSIERGPPFVQPLLNFIWFLLLAVDGGKLTVFTVLCEQYQPSLKRDPMYNEYLDRIGQLFFGVPPKQTSSYGGLLGNLLNSLMVAGEEEDVEDGQEDSSPIELD